TGGAGATCGTCAGCGTGACCGACTTCCCGGCCGCGCCGACGCAGATCGTGACCACCTGCTGACTCCCGGCGCCAGCAAAGGAATTGCCAATGGACGGCGCGTTCGCCTACCTGGCCGCGGATCAAGAGGGCTGCAAGTGGTTGACATCCAGGACGCCGCCGCGCCGGCGGCTGTAGCAGGCAGCTACACGCCTTGCCGCCATCAGCGGCGCTGCGGAGTAAACGCAGCGGTCACGCCTTCGTCTTGAGCAAGGATCAAAAACCTGGTGATCGATGGATGTGTCGCAGCCGGCCGCGCCGGTGCGCAGGCATATTTCGATCTCGCGGCGCGGTCCGCAAGCGCATGCGTGTTGACAAGGACTTCGCGCCTACCTGGCCGATGCCGATGACGGCCTGTGGATCATGGACATCACCGATCCGGCCAACCCGGCGCCGCTCGGCCTCTATCGCACGCCCGAATCGCCGCTCAATGCCATCACTGGATGTGAATCTCTTGCCCGCACCATGTCGCGGTCGGCGACGGCGGTCTGCAGATTCTCGATGTCACCGACCCCGGCCAGCCAACCCTGCTCGGCAGTTACGACACGATCGGCTATGCCTTCGACGTGGCGATCAACGCTTTACCTGGCCTATAGCAATGACGGGCCGCACCACTCTCGGTCATCAACGTCAAACCAACCGGCCACGCCGACCCTCGTCACCGATGCTCGGTCTGGCGATGCGCAGCGTGGACATCGTTGGCGATCTGATGCGTTGTGCGTGGCCGATTTTCGCTCCCCAACGGGCTGCTCTTCAGCCTGGCGAATCCGGCGGCGCCTCTGCTGCTGGCAACCTACCCGCGCGACTGACGCCGCAGGCCAACCGTGTGCGATAGCGTCGCGTACATCGCCCAGACGGTCGGTCTGGCGTGACCCACGGTCATCAGCCCACCGCGCCGCGCGCGCCTGGCAGGCAATGCCGCTGCCGGGCAATTCCTGCAGCCTGTCCTGGCGCAGTCCCTGGAGCCTTTGGCTCACGGCAGCGACGGCCTATGCAGATCGTGGACGTGGTGATCCGGCACCAACCGTTGGTTGCCGGCCTGTTTGCTGCGCGCCCGGTTCTGCAAGCAACGTGCAGATAGAATCTGGCCTATGTGGCGGCTGACACCACGGCGGCCTGATCGTCGTGCGCATCACGCCGCTGCCGCGAATCGCCCTGGTTCTTCCCGTTCATGCGGCGGCGCAGAGCAACCCGTTTCCACCAACAACAACCACCAGTCAGGAACCAGCCACGTTGGCGGGTGGTTCGCCGGCACGCTTGTTGAGATACCATGAGACCTAACTCTAACCGGGAGAACACTGGCCGTCCAATCTGGCTCTATGTTAAAAGTGCAAAGCTGCTGAGGAGGAATGAAATGAAGAAGGAATTTCGCTGTAACTGCAAATCAGCTGCCGCAACAGGCGCGTGCTTGGCAAACAACGAGCTATACGACGCGCACCAGCGCCGGCCACAATCCGTTGAACGGCGTGGACGTTGACGCCCTTTCTGTTTTGCGCCATCTGATCGAGGTTCAAAGAGCTGTCGGAGGAGGGCGCAGCAGAGGAACACGAACTGCCGTGCGGGTGAGCACGTACCGCTCAGGTCGCTGCTCATTATCTGCCAGGGGTGCAGCGAGAGATTGTATAATTTGCTCTTTTTGCTGCCAGAGTGTCGTCCAGGACCGGCTGCACCTGGCATAATGAGGTCTGCGGCCGATTAGTTGACCGGGATTGGCGGGAATGGCACTTGCGAACGCTGCAACAAATGCACCTATGGCGTCTCCCTTTACCCTGCAAGCACTGCAGGGCGGAGGAGCCTGTGGGGATGTTTTGAAAGGGATGAGTTGAACTAAAACGGAGCGTCTACAACCGAACTCATCAGCATGCTGTGCAAACAGGAACGCCGGCGGTCTGCCCCCGTATGCCACGGCGCGGGGACATCATCCGCTGACATGGCTCAACTTTCAACTCGTTCTCAACTTGCCTTGACGGCTGCGGTGACCTGGTGGTAAAATGCGGTCTGTAATCGGCGTCGAAACTCTGTCAGTCAGCGGACAGGGTCTGCTGTACCTGAGGTGTGCAGCACTGCGTGATCTTCTCGCTTTTGCCTTTGCCTGAGTATAACCTGCCTTTCGGTGCGCATTTCGCCCGCCTGGGATTCTGCTCGCCGGCCTGCAGTTGACCGGGCTGGAAGCGGGCGCAACGCACGGGATGCAGACCACGGCGCGGACGTCGATCGGGGCGCGGACCTCGATCACGATGCCGGCCTGGATATGACGTTCATCTCTCCGATCATGATGCCCGGCCTGGATCGACGCTCCACCTCGATCATAGCGCAGACCTCGATCCGCGGCGGATGGCAGCCGCGCAGCCGAGCATGAGGCAGCGCCGGCGCGTCCGGCAGCAGTTTTTCGCTGCTGGCTTTCCGCAAACGGGTGAGCGCCGCTGCTGGTGGTCTGCGGTCTGTTCAAATCGGTGGCCCTGCTGGTTGGCTGTTGAACGGCCTGCTGGCTAGCGCCATCGGGTGTACCGGCCCGCGCTGTTCGCGGTGCTGCCGACCGCTGGTCATAGGCAACCTGGTGACCACACGCATAAGCATCGCTGGGTGGGCCGCGCTGCCGCCCATCAGCACCACGGCCAGTGCGCAGACTCTGGTGGGTACCCACGGCACGGTCATCGGCCCGTTCGTGGACGACCAGTATGGCATGTGCATCTGCGCGGCGCAGGCACGTTGATCACCATTTTGCGACTCCGTGCCGGGGCAAGCGACCATCAGAGCAGCTCCGAAAGTGATCCTGTTGACCTACGACCCGGTTCAACGCCGCCATCGTCACGCTGGCGCAACCCCCGCTACTTTTAACGGGTGCGCTGAACGCTTTTTCTTTTACGCTTCCGCGAACCAGGCCCACTGCTACCTCACCCCACCGGCCCCAGTTCTAGGGAGATTCCGACGATGCAGATAGCCGTTGTCATGGTTCCGTGATTCTTGCGGTTGTGCTCCTGCTGCTCTTGGTCCTCGTGCGCTCCGTCATGCGCTCTTATGTCAAAACGCCGGCCAATCGTTCGTTCGTGCGCACGGGCGGCCTGTCGCAAGGCCAATAACCCGCCTAAGGTGGTGATGAACGGCGGCGCCTGGGTGTTCGGGCCATCCATGAAATCCTGGGTTGACCTGGGCACGATGGCGATTGACATCGAACGCACCGAAAACAACGCCCTTCTCACCAAAGACCCGCAGTACGCGGACATCCAAGGCCATCTTTTTACGTCAAAGTCAACCCCACCGTCGAAGGTATCATTGACGCCGCGCGCACCATGCGGCAAGCAGGTGGATGTCAACGCCGTCAAGCAACTGGTCGAAGCCAAGCTGGATGGCGCGCGCGCGACGTGGCGGCCTCCTTCACGCTGATGAGCCTGCACCAGGAACGCGAGAAGTTCATCCAGGAGGTGCAGAATCGGCTCAAGACCGACCTGGAGGAAAACGGCCTGGTGCTCGAATCGGTATCGGTGCTGACCCTGCGCGCCGCGCGGCAGGGATCGTTCGGCACCGATGATGTCTTTGGCGCCCAGGTGGCGCGCCAACGCCCAGGTCATTCAGCAGGCGCTAGAGCGTAACGACATCGAACGCACCGCGGAGATCGAGATCAAGCGACGCGATACCGACACCGCGCTGCGACTCAACCTGGACCGTGAACTGGCCTGGCGTCCGCCACCCAGTCACGCGAGGTGCGGACAAGCCAGAGCGGTGGAAAAGGCGCAGGCCGAGCCTGCGCGAGTACGAGGAACACAAAAATCGGAAGCGGCGCGTGGCTAGGAACGGGCCGTGGCGCTGATGGAAATCGAGCGCGACCAACAGCTTGCCATTCAGGCGGGCGCAAACAGCAGGAAGTGATGGGGGCCGAGGTCGCGACGCCAGGCCATCGAAATGGCCGAGCAGCAGCGCCAGATCATCGTGCTGACCGAGCAGCAGAAACGCGAGGGCGCAGAGAAGGATCGCCTGCTGGTCCCGGGCGCGGGAAGAGGCCGCGCAGGCGGTGGTGACGGTGCAGGCCACGCAGACGGCGCAGCGAAGCCAGAATCCGCGTGATCGAGGCCGAGCGCGAGGCGCAGAAGGCGGTCATCGAACAGAAGAATCGCATCGAGCTGGATGCGCTGCGCAAGCAGCGCGAGGCCGAAGCGCAGGCCAAAGCGGAAAGAGATCGCCGCGGCCGAGGCCGAAGCGGCGCTCAAACAGGCCGACACGCTGCGCACCCAAGCCCAGGCCGAGGCGGAGGCGTCGAAGTTGCGCGCGGAGGGCACGAAGGCGACCTCGTCGGCGGTCGGCCTGGCGGAGGGCCGATGTCATGAAGGTAAGGCCGATGCGGCCATGCGCGAGGCCGAGCGATGCGCGCAGCGGCTGGCCGAGGCCGAGTGCCAAGCCAAGGCCGAGGCGCTGCCGCGTTCGACGGCGTGGCGCAGCGCGGGAAATGCTGAAGCTGCAACTGGATGCCCAGGTACGCATCGAGATCGCCAAGGCCCAGGCGGCGCTGGGCTCGGCCCTCGCGTCCATGAATATCAAGCTGATCGGCGATCCGAATGCGGCCGCTTCCCTGCTGCGCCTGGTGACGCTGGCCGACGGTATCGGTGGAGGTGATCAGGGCCGCGCTGACCGGTGCGGGAGATCGGCCAGCAGTTGATCAACCGGGCGACTGGCGACCCAGCCGGCGATAGCCTGGTGCGCATGGCGGCTACGGATGGCGGCAAGACCGCAGCGTCGGGCGTCAGCATCGAGGAATTGGCGGCCCTGGTACCTGAGGTGATGCGCGTGGCCGAGAAGAGCGTGGACCTGAACAAGGTCAAGGGCAAGAGCCTGGGTGAGATTCTAGCCCTGGTGGGCCAAAAGGTGTCTGGCGACGAACGCACGCTGGTTGAGAAGGCGCAGCGGGCGTTGGCGCAACTGCCGGTGCTCAACGATCTGCCGTTCGAGGATCTCTATCTGCGCATGGCGGTCCGCTGACCGGTCGCCGCAGGAGGTTGTGAGCGATGAAGTTGAGGGCATGGCTGGCCGCGTGGTGGCAAACGATCCTGCGGGACCTGTTCGGCGAGGGCGATGAGGCCGGGGCGGACAGGCCGCGGGGATCAACGTCGCGCGAGCGAGCGGCTGACGATCGCCTGAACGCCCTGCTCGCTGAGGCGCAAACCCGGCTGGATGACCTGCAGACGCAGCGCCGCGCGGCCGTGGCCCGGCGCAAGCGCGTGGAGTTAGCCTGGCAAGCGGCCCTGGCCGAGGTCAACCGCCTGGATGCGGCCGTAGATGCTGCGCTGCTGGAAGGCGAGGAGAGCCAGGCGCGCCGACATCTGGCCGCACAGCAGCTGGAAGCGTGGGAACGCTCGGCCAGCGCGTGGAAACGCTGGCGCGGGCGCAGCGCCAGCAGGATCGTCAGGCCGCGAGATCAGGTCGAGCTGCGCCGGCGCCAGGAGCAGATCGCCCAGGCCGAGGACCGCATGGCAGCCCGTCGCGAAGTGGCGCAGGCGCGACCGAGGACCGAGGAATCATCATGGCGCTGACCCCCGAACAAGAACAAGCTCTGACCGATTTACTGCGCCGGCTGCCGGCCGCGCCCGCCAGCACGCCATCGCCGGCGCCAGACCTGCTGCAGACCTGGCTGGGCGTGTCGGGCGCTGATCTCGGCGCTGGCTTACAGGCTCTGCTGGCGCGCAAGGCGCAGGTCGAGACGCGCGTCTTGGACTGGGTCGGAAGAAATCCGCTCGAGGCAGCCGTGCAATTCCTCGGCGCGGCCGCGTGGGCCTTTTACCGCGCCGAACAGAACGCCAACCCCAGAATCTCCACCTACACCGATGCCTTCTACTACATCGCCACCTGCGCCTCGGTGGGCTACGCCGACATCTTCGCGGTGACTCAGACCGGCCGGGCCATTGCTGCGCTGGTCATGATCATCGGCCCCGCGCTGACCAACCGCCTGCTCGACCAGCCGCGACGCGCTTGAGGCGCTTCGGTCAGCGCACGGTTGGCGCTGTGCGCGGACAGGCGAGGTATACTGCAAGTGGGAATAGACTTCACTCTTCTGCCGGCGGAAACAGGCGCAATTCGTGCCCGCTTGCAGCATAGTTCAGCACTCTTTCGGTCAATCAATGGCTGATGCTCATCGTGCGCTCGCCTGCGGCGGCCGCCGGCTGAGCAGGTGCGTTCTGTCAGTCCCTGGCGCGGCGATGTGTTCGGCGATGAACGCCGCATCGTCCCCGACACCCAACAGCAGAGCCAGTAGCTGGTTGCCAGCCCGGCCTGTCCACCGCCCACGATAACGGTTTCTATCGTCTGATGGGCCATGCCCTCCCCAATCAATTCGTCAAGCCACGCTGACGATCGCGCCGTCGTGCCATTCGGGGTCAGCCAGCAGCAAGGCGCGCAACTGCATGAAGCGCTCGCTCTGCTCCGGGCTTTGCGCGTTGGCCCAATAGGCCTCCTTGCTCTCGAACACCGCCACCAGGAACAGCTCGCCGGGGTCGGCGTCCATCTGGTAAACGTAGCGCGTGACCTGACCGGGCGCCA
Above is a genomic segment from Candidatus Amarolinea dominans containing:
- a CDS encoding two pore domain potassium channel family protein — its product is MALTPEQEQALTDLLRRLPAAPASTPSPAPDLLQTWLGVSGADLGAGLQALLARKAQVETRVLDWVGRNPLEAAVQFLGAAAWAFYRAEQNANPRISTYTDAFYYIATCASVGYADIFAVTQTGRAIAALVMIIGPALTNRLLDQPRRA